In the Sphingobium sp. EM0848 genome, one interval contains:
- a CDS encoding TetR/AcrR family transcriptional regulator: MNEQKGGIDPREQRRLDKRQAIVDAARDSFLRNGYASTSMSGLLKTVGGSKATLWAYFRSKEELFEAILEPAMAFMQVDVEHSLQTRGSIEAVVTNFCRRFMKANEQPESLDLWRLIAAESGRFPEVARVFRERVVSVTEDALAAYFEKGVQSGLLRQEDCLSMARVLLSLCINRLDRKLWSDPDVESQVPVEAEASWLASIFLRAFAT; encoded by the coding sequence ATGAATGAGCAAAAAGGTGGCATCGACCCACGCGAGCAGCGTCGCCTCGATAAGCGGCAAGCGATAGTTGACGCCGCGCGCGATTCCTTCCTTCGGAATGGCTACGCCTCTACTTCGATGTCGGGCCTTCTGAAGACGGTGGGAGGTTCGAAGGCCACGCTGTGGGCCTATTTTCGCTCCAAAGAAGAGTTATTCGAGGCCATATTGGAGCCTGCAATGGCTTTCATGCAGGTTGATGTGGAGCATTCGCTCCAAACGCGTGGCTCGATCGAGGCGGTTGTGACGAATTTCTGTCGGCGCTTTATGAAAGCGAACGAGCAACCCGAGTCTCTTGATCTGTGGCGACTCATTGCCGCGGAGAGCGGCCGTTTTCCGGAGGTAGCGCGAGTTTTCCGTGAACGCGTCGTATCGGTCACCGAAGATGCACTAGCGGCTTATTTCGAGAAGGGCGTTCAGAGTGGACTGCTGCGCCAGGAAGACTGCCTTAGCATGGCCCGGGTCCTGCTCTCGCTATGCATTAATAGGCTCGACCGCAAGCTCTGGAGTGACCCCGACGTCGAGTCCCAAGTCCCCGTCGAAGCCGAGGCCTCTTGGCTCGCATCAATTTTCCTGCGCGCCTTCGCTACTTAG